Genomic window (Streptomyces cadmiisoli):
CCGCCGGGACCAGGTCGAGCAGGACGTCGCCGCGGCGGTCCGCCGGGTCGGACGGGTCCACCCGCGGGGGGTTCTCGCGGTTGTTCTGCGGCAGGAGCGACAGGAGGTAGCGCACCTCGGCGATGCAGGTCTCCTCGTCGTCGTACGCGAAGTGGCAGACACCGCTCGTCTCGGCGTGCACGTCCGCGCCGCCCAGGCCGTTCTGGGTGATCTCCTCGCCGGTCACCGCCTTGACCACGTCCGGGCCGGTGATGAACATCTGCGAGGTCTCGCGGACCATGAACACGAAGTCCGTCAGCGCGGGGCTGTACGCCGCGCCGCCGGCGCAGGGGCCGAGCATCACACTGATCTGCGGGATGACACCGGACGCCTTGGTGTTGCGCTGGAAGATGCCGCCGTATCCGGCGAGGGCGCTGACGCCCTCCTGGATACGGGCGCCGGCGCCGTCGTTGAGGGAGACCAGCGGGGCCCCGGCCGCGATGGCCATGTCCATGATCTTGTGGATCTTGGTGGCGTGGGCCTCGCCCAGGGCGCCGCCGAAGATGCGGAAGTCATGGGCGTAGACGAAGACCGTACGGCCCTCCACCGTGCCCCACCCGGTGATGACACCGTCGGTGAACGGCTTCTTGGCCTCCAGGCCGAAACCGGTCGCCCGGTGCCGGCGCAGCTGCTCGACCTCGCGGAAGGTGCCCGGGTCGAGGAGCAGTTCGATCCGCTCACGGGCGGTCAGCTTGCCCTTGGCGTGCTGCGCCTCGGTCGCCCTCTCGCTCGGGCCGGCCGTCGCCTGCGCGCGG
Coding sequences:
- a CDS encoding acyl-CoA carboxylase subunit beta; translated protein: MTVLDEAPGEPTDARGRVAELHEIRAQATAGPSERATEAQHAKGKLTARERIELLLDPGTFREVEQLRRHRATGFGLEAKKPFTDGVITGWGTVEGRTVFVYAHDFRIFGGALGEAHATKIHKIMDMAIAAGAPLVSLNDGAGARIQEGVSALAGYGGIFQRNTKASGVIPQISVMLGPCAGGAAYSPALTDFVFMVRETSQMFITGPDVVKAVTGEEITQNGLGGADVHAETSGVCHFAYDDEETCIAEVRYLLSLLPQNNRENPPRVDPSDPADRRGDVLLDLVPADGNRPYDMAKVIEEIVDDGEYLEVHERWARNIICALARLDGQVVGIVANQPQSLAGVLDIEASEKAARFVQMCDAFNIPIVTFLDVPGFLPGVDQEHGGIIRHGAKLLYAYCNATVPRISLILRKAYGGAYIVMDSQSIGADLTYAWPTNEIAVMGAEGAANVIFRRQIAEAEDPEAMRARMVKEYKSELMHPYYAAERGLVDDVIDPAETREVLITSLAMLHSKHADLPSRKHGNPPQ